Genomic window (Drosophila ananassae strain 14024-0371.13 chromosome 3L, ASM1763931v2, whole genome shotgun sequence):
CTATTCAGGCTCTACTATCACAAAATACACACATATACTGAGTAAATGTTTTATATTCTTAAATGCTGTTTCACAGAAATGTACTTTAACTGAAACTTTAGCTTCAGCGGGGCAAATGCCATTCAAGAATACCTTTTTAAACACCTGAGGGCCATTTTGAAGAGAAATTTCTCGACACTCCATTTCATTGCCTACTGCTCGGGGCACTAAAGAGACCTGCCAAAAACGCAAACATAAAATCGCAATTACAATTAAAGATGggcaactttttaaaaaagtcccgaaaaaaacgCAAGGCCACAaccgaaaaatataaaaattggcaCCACTTCCCCCTGCATTCCCCATTTTCCCCAATCCTCCCTCCCAGACACGGACTAAGGTCTAACCATGTGCGCACATTTCTGGCTAAAAACGCCATTAAAATGTTGCGGCTGCCGCAGATCCAACTGAGCGAAAAACATTTCGAGTGTCTAGATGAATAAATcatgaaataaaaatgattgAAGGCTTCCCACGGGTCGGGTGACAACTagacggaggaggagggcgcATTGAAACTGCAGTCAAAAGCGCAATATATGACCAAGAATCAATCAGTCGGAAACCTAATGAATTTGTAAATAAACCCCGGTGTGAGCCATCTAATGCTTTGCCTAATTAGATACTAAAAAGGGCTGAGGGGGCGAGGTTATACCACATTTTCCATGCCGTATTTACTGTTAACCTTATCGATTTCATCGATTAGTGATTGATAATGTGTGTTGGCCTGTTTCCCTTGCTGCGTTTGTGtaagtgccagtgccagtgtcAGTCAGTGTGTTTGTGTCTGCTGGTTGACTTCATGGCCATTATGGAAATTTGCCAAGCAATTGATTAGAATTTCAGTTACGTTACGCATACGTCTCGTGTGCCGTGGCTACCATAATTAACACTGTATGCCCCAGTCACGGTTGGCTAATTAGCATAAATTCAATTAGTTTCCTTGTTTGCACCTCCGGTTGTCTCCAAAGTATCTAGGTCGTTTTTCCTCTATCCTATCCTAGCCACCTTATGGTTTTATCCGATTGGCAGGTGGGTATTATATACCACTACCTACATATGTGGTAGTGTTTTGAGCTGTTTGCTTTAAGGGCTTAGTTCTCAGCCAGCTTTTTGACGAGCGTGTGCATATTTAGCATATTTCCTGCTTGACATCTGACCTTTTGTCTTGCAACACAACGGATTCGCGCCTGACTTGAGGTGATGCCAACAAACAACTGGCGTTTGTGACTGCGGTTATCTGTCTGATTGTGCCACAGTCCTGCCACAGCCCCAGGGACATGCGAAACACATTAGCATAAGCAGGCGGCATTTGTTCAGATTGCCGACGAATTTGCGACAAGTTATGCAATAGGTCGTCCCCGTGAGATAAACGAAATCCGTATAATGGTACGCTTGGGATtacaattatatttaaataaaaaataaaaataatatgctTGTCCtgctttcttgtttattattcCTCACTTGTAGTTAAATACTTTATTCTTATGATTGGTTATGCCATTAACTCGATCAGGTATATCTGCCCCCCCACTCCGAGCCAAATGGATCTGGCTTAATGAccgccatttcgcatccgttAACCTTCTGCAATGGCTTTAGCCCCACTTAACATCGTCGATTGCCTTCGTCCGATTCGGAGTGCTACCACCTAGCAACCAAGCAACTAATTAAGACCCATCTCCATCCACGTCCCGGGCAACTCATTAGTGGACGATGGCTCCATATAATTAAAGATTCGCTTCCGCACAGCAGAGTAGTAATCAAAGCACTTGGCAATTATTACATTGATTaccaaaatgaaaacgaaagcCATAAATGCCCTCAGGACCCTGGCCAGTCCACAGAggaaatgaaaaattattaGCATACCTGAAGGAATATTCAGTtcattacagaagatcttacCTTTAGAACATTAAAGCTTAAACGGAATATAGGACGAAGGCACAGTGTCGTGAATTTCCAATCAAATTATTTGCCgtatcaaatatttaaaagtgcTGCAACGCACTCAGGACATGAGAAATGATAGCCAGGCAATTGAAGTTGGCGTTCTGATAGGGGGTGGTCTTTTAAAAACGTTCTtcaaataaatcaataaaatagcAACTAACAGTATATAAATATACTAAGTTAGTAAAAACCTATGTGCACATGGAATGAGTCTTAAGGAAGGACCTTCTCGTCCTTAAGTGGCACCCTGTTTTGGGAAATGTATTAACGGTTTTTGTTGCCCTAGCCTTGATGTATGCGAATGCTCGTAGagccattttttttatcccCCACAGAACTCAGCTGTGCCCAATCATCGTCGGCCATCATGGTGCTGCTGATGATGTGACCGAGAGCTGGTAGGTGAAAGCCTGCTAAGGGCAGATATCAATAAAGCGATTCAATAATTTAATGGCGGGCCAAATTAAGCATCTGAAATGGAGAGACAGGACCAAGGTCGCTTTACCGAACTGACCCACACTTTACTGAAAATTGCATCTATTTGTTATGCATGTGCTCGTCCACCTTTCATCTGCCATCCACCTTCCATCCTGACGCCCATTTTTACTTTCAAACTGTGCCAAGATTATTGCTCCATTTTACGCTCCAATGCCTTTTCGCAGGACCCACGGCAAAGTTTAGCGAGCACGTGAGTGAGTGTGCTTCCCATAAAAGTGCCATAAACGTTGATAAGATATGTTTGTCATAGGTGAGTGTGCGCTCGGGTTGGTGTTTGTCAGCACCTATGCCCTAGTCCTCGTCCTCGCCCTCGCCTGCATCTGCAAGATTGTTCTGGAAAGAGAAAAGAAACGATGTGCCAAGTAGTTTGTCTACCCGATATCCCAGAGATTGCTTTATTACCACCGGAACGAGCTCAATGCCTGGATGTGCCGTGCCGTGTGCTATCCGTCAGGATTTATGATTTGCATGCCAATTTGTCGGCTTATTAGGCAAAGATATGGCAAGGAATCAAGCATGTTTTATGGTTGATTTGACCTCTTTTCTTAGttattactattttttaaatatttatggtaGTAAGGTTCTGGTCTCGCTATAGAGACTAATTTCTCATCCGCCACAATTGCAGCCATTTTCCCATTAGTGCAGAGAGCACAACCCAGGCGATTGTGCCGCCAACTGGCCATTTGCAGCGCCCAGGCAACTAACACTGCCAATGATGGCCTCAATCACAGCTGTCATAAACAGCGCAAGTGTCCCTCTGTCCGGGTGAACTGGGGCCGGATGGTGGTCCAACGACAGAGTCGGATACACATAGAACGAATGAAGCACCAAATGAATGGAAATGTGAAAGCGGGCAGAAGGAGTGACACTTCCATCGCTTGAGTTTTGTATTTCTTTTGTGGACCCATCCAGGGCTATTAATAAATGCCGCAAATGCAAAAGGATATTGTTTACATCTAAGCCTTTAAATGGGTTGAAATTTTAGAATAGTATGTCAGGGCTTGAAGTGTCAGTATTTACTCCGGAGAAGCATAGAAAGCAATATCAAGCCTCCCTTACAACAAAGCCTATTCGCATTTCcattaaaattagtttttgcagaaattagttcataattatatttataatacatCAACATGCCAGGTCAATACGTTAATTATAAATACACACGACTACTGATGGTTCTGATGAAGTGTGCCCTGTCCAGCTTCTACCTCTGGATAATGCTCCATGCTGCTGCCATTATGCCCGAGATTATTGAACGCTGGGAGTCCACATTCTGGACATCTCGGCTGAAGCTCTTTATTCGCTACAAGACCGTGTTCATCTCGTATCAGAAGTCGGAGTTAATTATCTACATGCTGGTGACCTGGGTGATGTTTTGTTTGTTCCGTTGTTGTCGCTGCAATTTCCTGGGAAGCCGATGCATCAGCCGAAGCAAGGACATTCCTAATTTGGACTGTGGCACCTATCTGTCCATGTCTCCATACCTGATGGCCTTCGCTTTTCTCTGGGTGTTGTCCGTGTGGCGTATGATAGTCAGATACTCGCAAGTGATCGATTATACAAAGGAGAACAATTCCTATTTGTTACTTTGCCAATTTTTGATGGCCCTGGCCTTCAAGTTGCTTGTATTGACCAACTTCTACTCCACGTTCTTGCGAGTCTGGATGATCCTGAACGTTTTCGAAAAGGAATCGGAAGAAAATGAGGTGGTGATAAACACTCATGACTTTGGCGAGCATTTGAATTTATTCTTTCGTGTTTAAACTGAAGACTCACTCCTCACCCTTGCAGTATTgtaatgttttaaaaattcaaaaataaagttGGCCTCTAGCTATCGTGTGGGCACAGAGTTCGTTAGGCGCACATCAAGTATACGGCCCGTGGACGTtagtttttgttgaaattaGTAACTGTGTCGGCATTATGGTAAGTGGAGGGAGAATTCGGGGCAGTAGGCCAAGGTCTGTAGGCGTGGGGTTTAGAAACTGTTCCAATTCGGAATTAGACTCGTAAATTATGtaattgaagtttaaaaacaatttgttcTGAAATGCAAATCACATTTTAAATGAGACTTCGTCCACGTTATTTATTTGAAGCCTTAAAGACAAATACCAAtatcaatttttctttttagcaAGTCCCCAAGGCCCTCGGCGTGGTCTAAAATC
Coding sequences:
- the LOC6495476 gene encoding uncharacterized protein LOC6495476, which translates into the protein MPGQYVNYKYTRLLMVLMKCALSSFYLWIMLHAAAIMPEIIERWESTFWTSRLKLFIRYKTVFISYQKSELIIYMLVTWVMFCLFRCCRCNFLGSRCISRSKDIPNLDCGTYLSMSPYLMAFAFLWVLSVWRMIVRYSQVIDYTKENNSYLLLCQFLMALAFKLLVLTNFYSTFLRVWMILNVFEKESEENEVVINTHDFGEHLNLFFRV